One Bartonella tribocorum CIP 105476 genomic window carries:
- a CDS encoding tail fiber domain-containing protein, with the protein MSRKKTPQVQTTTQTNAPPAWAADILKQASADAQGLYKKGIGGNVYQGERVAGLSDMTKNALSGLQQAAGLYDNPGVTQWLNAPTNSAANLSSMAKGNWIGSNSKFNAALQNALNKTSDAINQSMSGAGRYGSGAHTGVLADELGALATNATAQQYNQDIHNMMNANQMIDRSQHDQVNAANAYYQGQSNVQGNALKGGMIQDINRQNILDAERQKWSEKDNQDWNRLGRLLQVGTQAAGNYGTTSGKSTIIPSVTKDPLRDAQQVLGLVGGILGLCDVRAKENIIPMGKKKGYPLYTFNYKGNPQRYQGVLAQDVLRVKPEAVFINAKTKLLHVDYDKIGLRMEKMRMKKIPASKNKIAAFFSSLFARLSFLQKECLL; encoded by the coding sequence ATGAGTAGAAAAAAAACACCTCAAGTGCAGACGACAACACAAACAAATGCACCACCCGCTTGGGCGGCGGATATTCTTAAACAAGCCAGTGCAGATGCACAGGGGCTTTATAAGAAAGGAATTGGCGGAAACGTTTATCAGGGAGAGCGCGTTGCTGGTCTTAGCGATATGACAAAAAATGCGCTGTCCGGTTTACAACAAGCCGCAGGGCTTTATGATAATCCTGGGGTAACCCAGTGGTTAAATGCACCAACCAACAGTGCTGCAAATCTTTCCAGTATGGCGAAGGGAAATTGGATTGGAAGCAATAGTAAGTTTAATGCTGCATTGCAAAATGCTCTGAATAAAACTTCTGATGCGATTAATCAATCGATGTCTGGGGCAGGACGCTATGGTTCGGGGGCGCATACCGGCGTGCTTGCCGATGAGTTAGGCGCTTTGGCAACAAATGCTACAGCACAGCAATATAATCAAGATATTCATAATATGATGAACGCAAACCAGATGATTGATCGCTCTCAACATGATCAGGTTAATGCGGCAAATGCATATTATCAAGGACAGAGTAATGTGCAAGGAAATGCTCTGAAAGGGGGGATGATTCAAGATATCAACCGTCAAAATATTTTAGATGCTGAGCGTCAAAAATGGTCAGAAAAAGATAATCAAGATTGGAACCGATTGGGACGTTTGTTACAGGTAGGAACACAGGCTGCGGGAAATTACGGGACAACTTCAGGAAAATCTACAATAATACCTTCTGTAACAAAAGATCCATTGCGGGATGCGCAGCAAGTGCTGGGATTGGTCGGCGGAATTCTAGGGCTTTGTGATGTGAGAGCAAAAGAAAATATTATCCCTATGGGTAAGAAAAAAGGATATCCTCTTTACACCTTTAATTATAAGGGAAATCCACAACGTTATCAAGGTGTTCTGGCGCAAGACGTGTTGCGTGTGAAGCCTGAAGCTGTTTTTATCAATGCAAAAACAAAATTACTCCATGTGGATTATGATAAAATAGGTTTGAGAATGGAAAAAATGAGAATGAAGAAAATTCCGGCTTCTAAAAATAAAATTGCGGCTTTCTTTTCTTCCCTCTTTGCTCGCCTTTCCTTTTTGCAAAAAGAGTGTCTTCTATGA
- a CDS encoding phage tail protein, protein MSSIYDWSIIASENAYVDESINWAEGQPPSSVNDSARAMMQRIKEYLLDNGGGIETQFTVDRENKKTSLRLATKSFFETYIDGIVVRFKAQGVNSGITNVSLNQLPPKPTYMATPEGIVPLKGGEIQKGALYEIVYTRDIAGKNADGWFLTNPTIKLPEIPPFPPLPESFSPGFIGTFASEKIPSGWLLCDGKEYSRKNYANLFAVLGETWGKGDGKTTFNVPDLRGMFLRGLDSGKEIDKGRLLGSRQEESFKSHTHEGKTDSTGKHQHSYPTIKNDILRYKREDYKGYVAVVYKTDTLTEPAGEHEHKVLLQKTGGDETRPVNMAVVYAVKT, encoded by the coding sequence ATGAGTTCGATTTATGATTGGTCAATCATCGCATCAGAAAATGCTTATGTTGATGAGAGTATAAACTGGGCTGAAGGGCAACCGCCAAGTTCAGTCAATGATAGTGCGCGCGCTATGATGCAACGCATCAAGGAATATTTGTTGGATAACGGGGGTGGGATTGAAACACAGTTTACGGTTGATAGGGAGAACAAGAAAACATCCCTTCGTTTGGCGACAAAGTCTTTTTTTGAGACTTATATAGATGGCATTGTTGTGCGCTTTAAAGCACAAGGCGTCAATAGCGGAATAACAAATGTTTCTTTAAATCAGTTGCCCCCAAAACCAACTTATATGGCAACGCCCGAGGGGATTGTGCCTTTAAAAGGGGGAGAAATACAAAAGGGGGCGCTTTATGAGATCGTCTATACGCGTGATATTGCTGGGAAAAATGCTGATGGCTGGTTTTTAACCAATCCTACCATAAAACTTCCAGAAATTCCGCCCTTTCCTCCTTTGCCTGAATCTTTTTCACCTGGGTTTATTGGAACTTTTGCGAGTGAAAAAATACCATCCGGATGGTTGCTGTGTGATGGTAAAGAATATTCACGAAAAAACTATGCCAATCTTTTTGCTGTTCTGGGGGAAACATGGGGAAAAGGAGATGGGAAAACAACATTTAATGTTCCCGATTTGCGGGGGATGTTTTTACGGGGGCTCGATAGTGGAAAAGAAATTGATAAAGGACGCCTCTTGGGAAGTCGACAAGAAGAGTCTTTTAAATCTCATACCCATGAAGGAAAAACAGATTCGACAGGGAAACACCAGCATAGTTATCCAACGATTAAAAACGATATTCTAAGGTACAAACGCGAAGATTATAAAGGATATGTAGCTGTAGTGTATAAGACAGATACTTTGACAGAGCCTGCGGGAGAGCATGAACATAAGGTCTTGTTGCAAAAAACAGGGGGGGATGAAACACGCCCCGTCAATATGGCAGTGGTTTATGCTGTCAAAACTTGA